The following nucleotide sequence is from Spirochaetales bacterium.
GAAACAGCATATGTTCGATGCCTCGAATGCGAGTTATCTGATTCATCTCTATGAAGAGCAAGGGGATGATTTTTATTTAACATTAAACGGCTTTTTCAGCGGGATTCTTGTCGATCTCAACAGGCAAACGCTTATCCTTTTTAACGACAGATTCGGAATGAAGCGTGTTTATGCATATACAGACGACGATGAGTTCCTGTTTTCAAACGAGGCAAAATCCATTTTACGCGTGCAAAAAAAAACGCGCCGTCTTGAAGAAAAAAATCTGGGAGAATATTTTTCCCTGGGATGCGCGCTGGAGAATAACACCATATTCTCCAACATACAAACATTGGAATGCGGATCAAAATGGACGTTTATCAAGGCTGAACATGTTAAAAAGGAACGTTATTTCAGTCCGCGATCGTGGGAAGATCAACCTGTCCTCGATGAAAGCCGCTATTATACAAAACTGAAAGAAACATTCCGGAAAATTCTGCCCCGTTATATAAAGCCCGAAGAAAACGTTGCTATCTCATTAACCGGCGGGCTGGATACGCGTATGATCATGGCATATATCGATACAGACAGGATGAAACCGGAATGCTATACATTCGGCGGGTTTTACAGAGATAGCTATGATGTTAAAATCGCCAGAAAAATAGCCCGTGCCTGCGGACTCCGCCATCAAACATTGCGTATCGATGACGGCTTTTTAAAAGAATTTCCCGACCTTGTCGAAAAAACGATATTTGTTACGGACGGAAATATGAATCTCAATGGCGCCGCTATGCTTTTTGTCAATAAAATGGCAAGGGAAATCGCGCCTGTTCGGTTAACGGGAAATTATGGAAGTGAAATAATCAGGAAAGTAAGTAATTTTAAATTCAATCCTCCCGATTGCGGCCTTTTTTCATACGATATGCGTCAAAATATTAACCTCGCCGCAGAAAGCTTCCGTTCGATTAAACACGGACGGGATTTATCTTTTACCCTTTTCAAACAATTACCTTTATATCATTATAATTCCTTCTCACTGGAGGCGACGCAATTGATGGTACGCTCTCCGTTTACCGACAACGATTTCATTGAGGTCGCATACCGGAAGCCGCAATCAATTGATGAAAGGGCTTTGTTACTCCAACTCATTTTTGACGGAAACAAAGAATTGGGCGCAATGATATCGGACAGGGGTATTAAAAGAAATTCCATCTTCCCGGTATCGTTCATACGGCACGCATATTACGAATTTCTTTTTAAAATGGAATATTATTTCAATTACGGAATGCCCCAATTTCTGTCAAAACTCATGTATATTCTTGGGCACCGGCACCTGGAGAAGATTTTTCTGGGATGGCATAAATACTATCATTTAAGACCGATTATCAGGGATACCTGTTCGGACTATCTTAACATACTGCTTGATCAGAAAACACTCTCACGGTCTTTTTTCAATAAAGCGTTTATTGAAAAAATGGTAAACGATCATTTGAAGGGATACAAAAATTATACGGTAGAAATAAACACCGCCCTTTCAATAGAACTGACGTGTCGCCTTCTATTGGAACAATTTTGATAGTTCCCATGGCGACAATTGCTACATATGATGACCTTGAACGATTTCAACCGCTTTCACTACAGGCAGGATTGTCGCGCCCGATTCAATTGAATATTGAACGATCTTTTCAAATACACCTGCGCCGCACCCGAAAGGTGTCGGTTGATCGCCGATATCGTGGGTAGCGAAGATAAGCCATCCACGTTCAACACGATTTTTGTCGATCATTTTCATTATCTCCTGCAGATTTTTATTATTTCTTTTATCGATAAAATAACCTTTTAGGAGATTGAAATCGATCGCAGTTCGATTATTCGTTTGCCCGCCGCCGCGACAACAAACAAAATATCTGCCGGCCGTTCGCTTTGTCAGCGGCTTTGGTACGGCTATTGGATAGGATAACGTCCGGAAGTATGTTCCCGGTAATAATGTCTCGAGAGAATCACGATTCTTTTTTATCGCTTCTTCAAAGTCTTTCGTATTTGTATGCCATGCATCAAGATGTGAAAACGTATGACATCCTATTTCATGCCCTTCCGATACAATATTTTTCAAATCATTGACAGAGATTATTTTCCCCGTTGGCGTCTCTTTGCCAAGCAGACCAAGAGAGATATAAAACGTCGCATGTAAACCGTATTTTCTCAGTATCGCTCCGCCCTCAGTGAACGCCGATGAGGGAATATCGTCGAACGTAAAAGAAATAAGCGGTTTATCCAATAGAAATCGGGTGGATCGTTTAGAGAAAAAAGTGGACCGTATCCTTCTGTATTTATTATATAACCTGTTCCAAAAGGAAGCATGACTCATCTTTTAAAATCCATATCCCTTCTTTTCAATAAATGTTATTCGACCTATATTATACCTATTCTTTCGAATATTTAACTGTTTTTTATCCAATCCCGTTATTTTTTCACTCCCCGGTCCTTTTCTTTTTTACTGTTTTATACCACGATGTCCTCATGTTAAGAAAGAAATTTAAAATAAATTTAGGTATCATTGCCTTCATGCCATGGTGTAATCCAGTCTTTATTGCGAGGTCGCCCAAAAAGGTTAACGGAATAAAATATCGCGGAATCTCTATTTTGAGAAATCCATTATATTTTTTGAATGTCGTCAATGAATCTTCGCCTTTTTTACCATAGACGAATTTTCCGTAAACAAGATAAGAACACCCTTTTTCTGCACAACGTTTTACCGCGGCGGAAAAAAGCGCATTCATGGGGGATTTGTCGCGATGTGATATTTTAGCGATTGTTCCGCTCGTTCTTGCGTATTCGTCTCCATAACATAATTTAATGAATCCGACTTTTTCTTTTTCGTGATACGCGACAAGGAATTCACTTCGTTCCAGATCGGTCGCCCAACCCTTTTTGACGGTACTAAAATCCTTTCCAAAATAAGAATATTTTTTCCCCCTGCGAATGGGAGTCTCATTGAATATATCCATGAGACCCAGAATGAGATTATCATCAAATTTCTCAATTTTGACGTTTATTCCTTTTTTTTCCGATTTTCTTATCTTGTTGCGTACATTTGTATGGATCTGACCGGAAAACCAATCTTCGTATGTTGAGATCGGCAGGGCTGCTATATTGTCCGGTTCTCTATAATACAGATATTTCGGTTCCGTTTCTTCTATATTCTGGACGACCGTCAAAATATCCGCCTTCAATTTCCTTTTTTTAATCTCTTCCATTATTTCAGCAGGATCTTTGACAGGGAATATCCACTCATCTCTAACAGAAATTTTTCTAATTAATTTCCCCTTGCTTTCGAAGCATAATTGTCTGATATCAGCATATTTCATAGATGACAACCTTTACTATTTTTTATTGTTTATACCATGTATGCCAAAAATACCCAAGAAAATAAAATACCATTACCGTTGTCTGTAAAATGATGTTAACTTTATTTTAAAACGTAACCCTTTCCAACTCAATCCCTCATCATTCAACTTTTTAAAAAAGTCTATTTATTATCGATCATTTTCAGAAAATGCGACATAACCTGCCTGAACGGTTGTACTCCCCGAAAGAATATGATCAATGTTAAAACATACACTCCGATAAATACCGGTAATGTGTACAATATATTAATGAGAGGATTTGAGGAGGAAAAGACAAAATTAAGCAATATAAAACATATTACCGCGGCGATTGCTGAACAGACAAAATATTTCCAGATAGTTTTGATTATCATAGAAACTTTCAAGCCTATTTCTTGGCCCGCATAATGCATTCCCGGAAAAACCAGTATATAGATGACAATGATATATGCAACCGCGACCCCCATCACGCCAAAAAACAACCCGATAATATACGAAGCAATATTCAAGATTGAATCAAGGATACCCCAGCGGAACCATTTGTCCGGTCTTCCCAGAGAAACAAAAAGCCAACCCTGGGTTCCATATAAAATCTGCATTGCGGCGCCAACAGCCAGAACAGAGAGAATTTCTCCCGTTTTAAACCACTGTTCGCCTATGATCATTCTGATAATATCTGTGCTTTCTATACTCAGGTAAAAACAAAACGGTGTCGTGAGTATGCATATTGTTTCTATGGCGTTCAGGAAATAACGTATAAAACGCTGGTGGTCATCCTGCAGCTTGCTTAACGTAACGACAGCTACATTCTGCAAAGGGAATATCAACTGATTCAACGGCATGAGAAAAAGACTGTATGCTTTACTGTATAATCCCAACTCATGGGCGCCGAATTTCCACCCGATCAGGGTTTTGTCGATATTTTTCGAAAAATATTTCATAAAATAATAGCCGCTTAAATTCGCACCGAATAATAAAAACGATCTCACACTGGTTTTTCTCGACGGCCTTGACGGAACCCATTTACTTACAATGCAGATGGCGACAAGATAGAAAAAACTATACAGCAGAAATCGAATCACAATAGCCCAGTAGCCGAATTCCAATATTGCGGCTATTATCGCGATGACTGAACTGAGAAATGTTGCTACTATTTCTACGACAGCCACCCTTTTAAAAAACATCCCACGTTTCAGCAAAGCCTGGTGCTGGATCGACAGACAGAGGAAAATAAAATTTGTTGAAAAGATAACGGCTATCATCGTAAGCTTGGGTTCTTTATAAAGCAATGAAATAACCGGTGCAAATACGATTGTTAATACCGCAAATCCAAATCCGAATAATGTATTAATCCAGAATAAATTACTTACCTGTTGATGAGTGATATCCTTTTTTTGAATTGTCGCATCACTCAATCCCATATCCTGAAAAACCATAAAAAACCCTGTCAGCGACGTCACCATGGCAATCAAACCAAAATCTTCGGGAGCCAATATTCGCGAGAGGATTATTGTCCCCCCCATCTGAACAAGATATACGATAAAACGGGATATAACCGTTATACCGCCTCCTTTGATGGCCTTTTTGTTTAAACCGTCCTGCAGATGATCGGCATTAAAATAATGGCTGTATCTGGATTGTCCGCTACTGTTCATATTGTATCACTTTCATAATCTGCTTAATTCACCATCCGGGGTTTGGACCGAAATATCTATAAGCAAGGAATCGCGATTCTAAAACAGCCTCAATTATATATCAAATACTATTCAGAAATCACGCTTAATATCTTTGATAATTCCAAGAATTGCAAGACATCTGCTGAAGTGATCTGTTATTTTAATCAGATACCTGACAAGCAGATGAACACTAATAAAAAATAAAAAGGGTAACATTAGTATATAAAGGATAATTGCCGTCATCGATTTCAACAATATCTTTATTTTCTGAAACCGTGTCGTTTCTTTTTTATTATTGGTAAATGAAAGTACTCCTCGTAAATACGCGCGTTTGAAAAAATATCGTAACGTCATTCTATCCGAAGGAACATACTCATAAACGATCGCTTCATCACACCATAGGAACGTGAAATTTTCCGCGGCAAGCCGCCTGAAAAAATCAACGTCTTCCCCGCCTTCACCGAGTTCCCTGTTGAAATAATGAGCAGCGTCATCGAAGATCTCCCTTTTAATGATGACGTTTCCGGTTCGTGTATCTTTCCAATGAATAAACGTCCCTGTTTCATGTCGGGGTCTCTCGAAAATTTTGCCATTCCCCATCCACAATGGCGGTTTTTTTTCAAATTCAGGAAGAACCGGGCCGAGTACCGCTACGACATCGAACCGCTTGATCGCGTTATAATGATTGCACAGCCAGGTATCGATCGGTATCTCATCATCATCGATGAACGCACAATAATCTCCGCTCGCATTCTGAATCGCGGTATTTCGTGCCAGGGCAATATTTTTCTCCGGGACATTGAAATATTCTATAGCAAGCCTGTCCCCCGTACTGTATTTTTTAACGATTTCCATACCCCTACGGGCGCCGTCATTATCAACGACAACCGTGGAAAATGTAAATTGCGCTTCCGTCTTCTGACATAATAGTTTTTCAAGCAGTCGATCGAGCAGCTGCGGTCTTTTATACGTGCATATACATACGGTAATATGATCCATGGAAAGTAGTATAGCACATATCGGTGGTCATGAATATATATCACCTGTATTCATCACAAACTGCTTTTAATTCCGGTTTCATCACGCATATACCAATGAAGCCGCATCAACATGTATCCGCCACATACATAAAAATCACATCTTTCCACATTCATCAAATATTAAGTGAAATCACTATTGACAGACATTACGACCTTGTATAATTTGATGAGTGAAACGATGAGAACCTGTATCGATAATGTCAGTCATTTATAGGAATAATCTTACCAATTCATGATTACATTCAGGGAAAAGAACCGGACGGGAGTATACGGCACGTGAAGAAGATATTACTCATATCAAACAAACTCATGCATTACAGGGTAAGCGTCTATAATTATTTTTATGATAATTTCAGGAAAAACGGGTATGAGTTCATCGTTCGGGCGGATATGCTTCAGAAGGAGAATACCCACCCGATTAAATTTGATTTCGCGGAAATACCATTTAAATTTCATCTGTACAGAAAAGAAATAAACAGAATAAAACCCGATTTCGTCATTTTCTTTCTGCATCTGAGGGATCTGATCATTTTCCCGCTTATTTATTGGCTGAAATCCAGGCATATTACCGTTATATTCTGGACAAAAGGGAAAAATCTGGATAATCCCGACTCTTTCATCGTCAACACCCTTTATTACCACACCCATAATCAGGTCGACGGTATTATCCTTTATTCGAAAAAAGAACTCGATTTTATTAAGCCCAAAAACCATCATAAAGTCACGTTCGCCAACAATACGATCAATTTTGCCGATTTTCCCGATATAACGGAATCGAAAGAAACGATAAAAAAAGAATTGCATATCCCGTTCAAAAAGGTCGCTCTCTTTGTCGGAAGAATGGAAATCAACAAAGGCAGGAAACGGGCCGATCATGCGATACGGATATTCAATACCCTGACCAATCCCGATTACGGACTCGTGCTCGTCGGTTCCGGTTTTAACGATGAAATGAAATCCATGATAAACAAAAAAAACACGATGTATCTGGGAGAAATCCATGATCCGGGTCATTATAAAATAAGTAAAATATTCAAAATGTCGGATGTTTTTATCATCCCCGGACATGTCGGGCTCGGATTAAACCAGGCGTTTTATTGGGGATTACCGGTGATCACGGAAGAAGGGAAACAGCCGCCGGAAATACATTATCTTGTTGATGGAAGAAACGGTTTTATGGTAAAAGAAAACGATATCGCGGCGTTGAAGGAAAAACTGTTATATCTTCTTGAGAATGATCATATCAGGGCGGAATTCGGTAAAAAGGCGAGGGCGGATATTATAAAGAATGCTTCCATCGAAAACATGTTCAACGGTTTTCTGGAAAATATCAAATTAAAGAGATGAAAAGTATGACTATAAGTATTTTTGGTCTTGGGTATGTCGGATGTGTATCCGGCGCCTGTCTGGCGGATTTGGGACATACGGTTATCGGTGTCGATATCAATGAAACAAAAGTCACAATGATCAATGAGGGCAAAAGCCCCATTATTGAAGAAGATATCGATACATTGATCGAAAAAGTGGTGTCCTCAGGCGCGTTGAGCGCGTCAACGAATACCGTATCCGCCGTTGAGAAGAGTGATGTTGCTATCGTCTGTGTCGGTACGCCTTCGAGAAAAAACGGCAGCCTCGAGTTCAGGGCGGTGATGAATGTCAGTCACCAGATCGGCGAAGCACTGAGAGAGATATCAAAATATTTCGTCGTCATCGTAAGAAGTACCGTCCTTCCCGGTACCGTGGAAAATATCGTCATACCCGCTCTGGAAAAATCATCGGGTAAAAAAGCAGGAACCGATTTCGGTGTTTGTATGAACCCGGAGTTTCTGAGAGAGGGAACGAGCGTCTATGACTTCTACAACCCGCCGAAGAATGTAATCGGGGAATTCGATTCACGAAGCGGTGATGTTGTCGAAAACATATACGGAAAAATTCAGGTAAAAACATTCAGGGTCCCCATAAAAATAGCGGAAATGGTCAAATATTGCGACAATACCTTTCATGCCTTAAAGATCGCGTATGCAAATGAGATAGGGAACATCTGTAAAGAGTTTGAAATCGACAGTCATAAAGTCATGGATATATTCTGTTCGGACACGAAACTCAATATCGCCCCCACCTATCTGAAACCCGGATTCGCTTTCGGCGGATCATGCCTGCCGAAGGACCTGAGGGCGCTGACCTACGAATCGAAATTGCTCGATCTGGAAACACCGGTGCTGAACTCCATATTATCCAGTAATAAAAGGCAGATTACAAAAACAGTAAACAAATTGCTGGAATATAAAGGGAAAGTGATCGGTTTTCTAGGATTGAGTTTTAAAAGCGGGACGGATGATCTGCGGGAAAGTCCCATCGTCGAGGTCATTGAAACGGTTATAGGTAAAGGTCTTACGGTCAAAATATATGACAAAAATGTCTCCATCGCCCGCCTGATAGGCGCAAACAAGCAATATATCGAAGAAGAAATTCCGCATATATCATCGCTTATGGAAGAAAAAATAGAGGATCTCATACGGGATGCCGATGTACTGGTGATAGCAAATAAATCCGAAGAATTTAAAAATGTTGTACGGAAAGCCGGAAAGCCCAAAGTCATCATCGATCTTGTAAGGATTGTCGAGGATACATCCGAAATAAAAGCCGATTACTACGGAATATGCTGGTAACGACGGCCGTGTGACAATCTCGATGACACCGATAGTACCGTTACCGGTATACTGAATGCAGTACATCACAGACACATTCAATCTGTTCCGCCTTTATTTCCGGCCACAATGGCAGACTGAGAATACGTTGAGAAAGCCTTTCTGAGACAGGAAAATCACCCTTTTTATACTGCCTGTATCGATAGGCGGGCTGCAAATGGAGGGGGATCGGATAATGAATACCGCAGGAGATACCGGCTTCAGAGAGTTTTTGCTTTATCTCATCCCGATTTTCTATCTGTATGACGAATAAATGCCAGACGTGCTCCGCCTGAGGCGCGACATAAGGGAGCGTGATGTTCCCGTTATTTCCAAGCAGCTTCACATACATCGCCGCTTTTTCCCGTCTGATATTTGTCCAATCAGCAAGATGCCGTAATTTGATCGACAGGATCCCCGCCTGGATCGTATCGAGTCTGTTGTTGAATCCTTCGATAAAATGCTCGTACTTTGATTTCCAGCGGCCGTGATCGACCAGCATCTTGCAGCGTTTGTATAATTCGGCATCATTGGTGACAATCGCCCCGGCATCGCCGAAGGCGCCGAGGTTTTTACCCGGATAAAAGGAAAATGTCGCCGCGTCCCCGTAAGAGCCCGGTTTTCGTCCCCCCAATGCCGCGCCATGCGCCTGTGCCGCATCTTCAATGACAAAAAGACCGTACCGTTCCGCAACGGCGCATATTTCCGGCATATTCGCCATCTGTCCGTAGAGGTGAACGGGAATGACCGCTTTGATCCGTTTATTTCTGTTTCGTTCGCAATATGCTTCGAGTTTCGCCGGATCGATCGTTGCCGTACGTTCATCGACATCGATAAACCCGACCTCGGCGCCCATGCCGGTGACCGCTTCTGCGGTCGCGATAAAGGTGTTGACGGGAACCAGGACCGTCTCCCCGCGCTCGACACCAAGGGCTATCAGGGTATTCCTGATCGCGTCCGTCCCGTTCGAACACCCGACGGCGTAACCGGTCCCGCAGAATCCTGCGAAACTTTCTTCAAAGGCTTCGACTTCCCTGCCCCCGATATACTGCGAGTTGTCGATAAGTGACGTTATTTTTTCCATAATCTCGGGATAGATCGCATCGATGCTTTCCCGCAGATTCATAAAAGGAACCTTCATGACATCATTCTCCCTCTTCAATTTCATATTCCCCGATATTACGGATATGAGATATGCTGCGGGCCGGGTTCCCGGCTACGACCGATCCCTCCTCAACGTCTTTTGTCACAACGGCCCCCGCACCGACAAGTGCGTGTCTGCCGATCGTCCTGCCGGGCAGCACCGTCACATTCGCTCCGATTTTCGCGTGCTCGCAAATGACGGGTCCGGCGAGGGTTTGTTTGACATTTCTGCTTCGGGGATACTTCGCGTTCGTCAGGACGACATTGGGACCCAGCCAGCAATCGGTCTTCAATACGGAATATTCGGGGACAAAGACCTGGGAATGTATGCGAACGCCGTCTTCGATCCTGATGTGATGCTCGATGCAGGAAAGGCTTCCGATACTGACATTGTCGCCGATCGTATTCGACTCCCGGATCGTGACATGGTGGCCCGTGTTCAGGTTATCTCCAATATTATTGCCCGCGTAAATAACCGTGTGGCTTCTGATTACGGCGTTGTCGCCGATAACCGTCTCCAGTTCCCCCTCCGCCTTTCCGGCCGGCGGGACACCGATAACACAGAACTCGCCGATGCTCGCGTTCTTGCCGATAGTGACATTTCCGTAAACGACCGCCGATTCTTTCATTCTATTTCCCCAATCGTGATTTTTTGGGCACGAACCGAAGATTGACTTCCCTTTCGGTTTCAGCCGATTCATAGATCGCGTTGATGAGTTCAAGGGATTTTCGACCTTCAATGCCGTCGACGAGGGCCCGCCTGTTGTTGATAATGCAGTCGATAACGTTTTCCAGATAACGTTTATGACCGAATCCGTATACATTCGGCGGATTTTCCGCATAATCGGTCAACACCTTTTTTTTCTCTTCTTCACTCTGATCTTCGAATTCCCAGGTAATCATTTTATTGACGGCGAATCCCCCAATGACGACCGTCCCCTTTTCTCCAAGGATCGAAATCGAGCCTTCGAGATCGAGGGGGCGCGTGGCCGTCGTGGCTTCGATAATACCCAGCGCGCCGTTTCTGAATTTGATAATCGCGGCGGCGGTATCTTCGACTTCGATATCGGTAAGGTAATTCATGGTTTTCCCCATTACCGAGACCGGTTCTCCGAGCATCCACTCCAGAAGATCGATATGGTGGGAAGCCTGGTTCGCGAGAACGCCGCCGTCCAGTTTCCATGTGCCGCGCCATTGATCCATATTGTAATAACTTTGTTTTCTCATCCACCGGACCCGGATCGTTCCCAGGAATATCCTGCCGAATTTCCCCTCTTCCACCGCCTCCCTGAGTTTGGCGACCGGCAGATTGTATCTGTTCTGTTTGACGACGAACAACCTGCACCCGTATTCATCGCAGATCCGGATCATCTCATCGGCGTCGTCGAGCTGTAATGCCATCGGTTTCTCGCAGACAATATGCTTGTGATATTTCCTGACAATATCAATGGTATGTGTATGGTGGAAGCCGCTTGGCGTCAATATCGTCACCGCATCGACAGCTTCTTTTTGAAGCATCTCGTCATACGAGAGGTAATATGGAATATTGCCGCAATATTCGGCGGCCTGGACCGCCCTCTTTTTCTGACTGTCGCACACCGCGACCAGTTCCGCTTCCTTGATATCGATGAGTGCGTCAAAATGTCTTTTCGAAATCCTGCCGCATCCGACAACAGCAAACCTGATTTTATCCATGACTGTTACCTCTTGCTAATGATCCAACCGCCGTTTCCGGTCAATTCAGTCAAGGGAGACGCTTATCGTACTCCCCCACGGTATAACAGTATAATTTTTAAGTGTCTCCGTGTCTACAGGTGTCTTCGCCCCGCCCGGACGGTAACACCTGATCTGATGCGTGTTTTCAAGCACCCGGCTGTCTGCCGTGCTATTTTCATACTCGATATCACATGTGAAAAGATCATTCGCCAACGTCATATTTGTAAAGGAGATGCTTCTTCTTGCATGAAACCACATAACGATATCGAGTGCTTTTGTTACCCATACCTTCCTTGCCTTTAAATAGTCGAGAAGTCTTTTATAAAAATTATCCCATAACCGTTCGGGCGCGATGCTTCGCATGTGCCAGATGACCGTAACGGCACCGCCCAAAACAGCCGCTTCGTTGAATATATGTTCGCAATATGCCCATGCTTCGCTTTCCTTAAGATTCATTCTTCCCGGATAAAACATGGTCGAATCCTGTATGTGCATCGGTAGCTCATACAGCCCGGATACGCCCGGAAAACGGAATACCTGGGACGTTCCGGCCCGAAAACCGACGGTTTCGTTATAGCCGTAACTGGAATCGTAAAAATAACCGCCCCTTTCAAGGTGACGTGGAGTGTTTTCGTTAAAAAACAGCCAGTGCATGCGAATCCCGACCTTCCGGTCTCTTCCGATTATTTCACGAACGCGATTCAGTTCGGATTGCGCCGACGATTCGCTGTTCCAGGAATCAAGGCCGTGAACCCCCACCTCATTGCCGCAGGTATCCAGATACATAATCTCATCCCCGATATCGTCGATATCATACCTGGAAGCCCGTCTTTTTACATTACCGGCATTCTGATTTTTTCCCGTACGGCCTTTGAACGGGATGACATAAAACGTCGATGTCAATCCTTTTTCCAGTTTCACATATTCCTTGAATTGATTCCAGAAATCCTTTACCGCACCGGCAAGCACAAAAGGAAGTGAAAAAACGGAAATCAGGTTCCTGACAAGATGGCGGACCGTCCGTTTTCCTCTCACCACATCGAGCAAAGAACCGATCGTCGCCCTGTAGAGATACGCGATGAAGGTCAGGTCCGGGAAGTGCTTTCGGATCGAAACAAAATCGACATCATGGGTCAGGGCGACCATACAGGAATAACGGGGATGAACGGGTGGAATTTCGATAACAGGTATTCTCCCGTAATCGAGAATGACGAGCTTAAGCAGCATGATGTGATAATCCAGCACAGGGATGCATGCGTTCCCGACGGGCTGTCCCTTTAGCAGAAGCCGGGAGATCTCGTCAAAAAGATTGAATCCGATGTGCAGGACGATCATACCGGCTTTCTCCCGCTTCATCATTACCGGCTCGTTTGTTTCCTCAAGCAACAGTCTGGAAGAACAATCACCGGTAAATGTCACCACAGACCCGTATAACGGGACGCTCAGACCATATCCCGACAACCTCACGGGTTCCGTATCGTAGCGCCTGCCGATACGCTTTCCCATCCCCCCCGTTGTCTCCCGTGAACAATAGACGATCAATAATCGCGCATCGATCGCGGTTTCGGGCACCTTTTTCGAACACATTACCACAGGGTACCGTTTACCTTTTTGATACAATTCCCATGGTGTTTTGAATAATTCAAATAGTTCTTCGACCACCGATATTTCGGAATCGGAACAAATTATGCCAATCATCCCATCACCTGCCGTCAAAAAAGATGTTTTCAAATTTTAGCCGGATAATTGAAACGGTGTATCCGGAATGCTTTGATTGAAACGAATCGCTCATAAGGCACCTTACCCCATATACCGGTACATGAACCTTCCTATC
It contains:
- a CDS encoding glycosyltransferase family 4 protein, translating into MKKILLISNKLMHYRVSVYNYFYDNFRKNGYEFIVRADMLQKENTHPIKFDFAEIPFKFHLYRKEINRIKPDFVIFFLHLRDLIIFPLIYWLKSRHITVIFWTKGKNLDNPDSFIVNTLYYHTHNQVDGIILYSKKELDFIKPKNHHKVTFANNTINFADFPDITESKETIKKELHIPFKKVALFVGRMEINKGRKRADHAIRIFNTLTNPDYGLVLVGSGFNDEMKSMINKKNTMYLGEIHDPGHYKISKIFKMSDVFIIPGHVGLGLNQAFYWGLPVITEEGKQPPEIHYLVDGRNGFMVKENDIAALKEKLLYLLENDHIRAEFGKKARADIIKNASIENMFNGFLENIKLKR
- a CDS encoding glycosyltransferase, which encodes MDHITVCICTYKRPQLLDRLLEKLLCQKTEAQFTFSTVVVDNDGARRGMEIVKKYSTGDRLAIEYFNVPEKNIALARNTAIQNASGDYCAFIDDDEIPIDTWLCNHYNAIKRFDVVAVLGPVLPEFEKKPPLWMGNGKIFERPRHETGTFIHWKDTRTGNVIIKREIFDDAAHYFNRELGEGGEDVDFFRRLAAENFTFLWCDEAIVYEYVPSDRMTLRYFFKRAYLRGVLSFTNNKKETTRFQKIKILLKSMTAIILYILMLPFLFFISVHLLVRYLIKITDHFSRCLAILGIIKDIKRDF
- a CDS encoding nucleotide sugar dehydrogenase is translated as MTISIFGLGYVGCVSGACLADLGHTVIGVDINETKVTMINEGKSPIIEEDIDTLIEKVVSSGALSASTNTVSAVEKSDVAIVCVGTPSRKNGSLEFRAVMNVSHQIGEALREISKYFVVIVRSTVLPGTVENIVIPALEKSSGKKAGTDFGVCMNPEFLREGTSVYDFYNPPKNVIGEFDSRSGDVVENIYGKIQVKTFRVPIKIAEMVKYCDNTFHALKIAYANEIGNICKEFEIDSHKVMDIFCSDTKLNIAPTYLKPGFAFGGSCLPKDLRALTYESKLLDLETPVLNSILSSNKRQITKTVNKLLEYKGKVIGFLGLSFKSGTDDLRESPIVEVIETVIGKGLTVKIYDKNVSIARLIGANKQYIEEEIPHISSLMEEKIEDLIRDADVLVIANKSEEFKNVVRKAGKPKVIIDLVRIVEDTSEIKADYYGICW
- a CDS encoding DegT/DnrJ/EryC1/StrS family aminotransferase, which gives rise to MKVPFMNLRESIDAIYPEIMEKITSLIDNSQYIGGREVEAFEESFAGFCGTGYAVGCSNGTDAIRNTLIALGVERGETVLVPVNTFIATAEAVTGMGAEVGFIDVDERTATIDPAKLEAYCERNRNKRIKAVIPVHLYGQMANMPEICAVAERYGLFVIEDAAQAHGAALGGRKPGSYGDAATFSFYPGKNLGAFGDAGAIVTNDAELYKRCKMLVDHGRWKSKYEHFIEGFNNRLDTIQAGILSIKLRHLADWTNIRREKAAMYVKLLGNNGNITLPYVAPQAEHVWHLFVIQIENRDEIKQKLSEAGISCGIHYPIPLHLQPAYRYRQYKKGDFPVSERLSQRILSLPLWPEIKAEQIECVCDVLHSVYR
- a CDS encoding lipopolysaccharide biosynthesis protein, with the translated sequence MNSSGQSRYSHYFNADHLQDGLNKKAIKGGGITVISRFIVYLVQMGGTIILSRILAPEDFGLIAMVTSLTGFFMVFQDMGLSDATIQKKDITHQQVSNLFWINTLFGFGFAVLTIVFAPVISLLYKEPKLTMIAVIFSTNFIFLCLSIQHQALLKRGMFFKRVAVVEIVATFLSSVIAIIAAILEFGYWAIVIRFLLYSFFYLVAICIVSKWVPSRPSRKTSVRSFLLFGANLSGYYFMKYFSKNIDKTLIGWKFGAHELGLYSKAYSLFLMPLNQLIFPLQNVAVVTLSKLQDDHQRFIRYFLNAIETICILTTPFCFYLSIESTDIIRMIIGEQWFKTGEILSVLAVGAAMQILYGTQGWLFVSLGRPDKWFRWGILDSILNIASYIIGLFFGVMGVAVAYIIVIYILVFPGMHYAGQEIGLKVSMIIKTIWKYFVCSAIAAVICFILLNFVFSSSNPLINILYTLPVFIGVYVLTLIIFFRGVQPFRQVMSHFLKMIDNK
- a CDS encoding polysaccharide deacetylase family protein; translation: MDKPLISFTFDDIPSSAFTEGGAILRKYGLHATFYISLGLLGKETPTGKIISVNDLKNIVSEGHEIGCHTFSHLDAWHTNTKDFEEAIKKNRDSLETLLPGTYFRTLSYPIAVPKPLTKRTAGRYFVCCRGGGQTNNRTAIDFNLLKGYFIDKRNNKNLQEIMKMIDKNRVERGWLIFATHDIGDQPTPFGCGAGVFEKIVQYSIESGATILPVVKAVEIVQGHHM